One region of Mesobacillus boroniphilus genomic DNA includes:
- the rny gene encoding ribonuclease Y encodes MDLIISIISILLGLFVGAVVGYFYRKSVAEAKIAGAKNAAEQIVDDAKREAEAMKKEALLEAKDENHKLRTEAEREVRERRNELQKQENRLLQKEENLDRKDESLNKRENLLEKKDDALSKRQQHIEEMESKVDEMVRNQQTELERISGLTRDEAKSIILERTEQELAHDIALMIKENENRAKEESDKKAKEVLSLAIQRCAADHVAETTVSVVNLPNDEMKGRIIGREGRNIRTLETLTGIDLIIDDTPEAVILSGFDPIRRETARLALDKLVQDGRIHPARIEEMVEKARREVDEHIREVGEQTTFEVGVHGLHPDLIKILGRLKYRTSYGQNVLKHSMEVAQLSGLLAAELGEDETLARRAGLLHDIGKAIDHEVEGSHVEIGVELATKYKEHPVVINSIASHHGDTEPTSIIAVLVAAADALSAARPGARSEALENYIRRLERLEEISESYEGVEKSFAIQAGREIRIMVKPDQIDDLQAHRLARDIRKKIEEELDYPGHIKVTVIRETRAVEYAK; translated from the coding sequence ATGGATCTAATTATTTCAATCATCTCCATTTTGCTTGGCCTATTCGTCGGTGCAGTTGTTGGCTATTTTTATCGTAAATCCGTTGCGGAAGCAAAAATTGCAGGTGCCAAAAACGCCGCAGAACAGATTGTTGACGATGCGAAGCGTGAAGCAGAGGCTATGAAAAAGGAGGCCCTGCTGGAGGCTAAGGATGAAAATCACAAACTGCGTACTGAAGCAGAGCGTGAGGTTCGTGAACGAAGAAATGAACTGCAAAAACAAGAAAATCGTTTATTGCAAAAAGAGGAGAATCTTGATCGCAAAGATGAGTCGTTGAACAAACGTGAAAATCTTTTAGAGAAAAAAGATGACGCTCTTTCCAAAAGACAACAGCATATTGAAGAGATGGAAAGCAAAGTGGACGAGATGGTACGAAATCAGCAGACTGAACTAGAACGCATCTCGGGCTTAACGCGTGATGAGGCTAAATCCATCATTTTGGAGCGTACTGAGCAAGAACTTGCTCACGACATTGCACTAATGATTAAGGAAAACGAAAACAGGGCGAAAGAAGAATCCGATAAGAAAGCAAAAGAAGTACTTTCACTAGCCATTCAAAGATGTGCAGCAGATCATGTTGCTGAAACGACTGTATCAGTCGTAAATCTTCCGAATGATGAAATGAAAGGACGCATTATCGGACGTGAGGGACGGAATATCCGCACCCTGGAAACGTTGACGGGAATTGATCTCATTATTGATGACACTCCGGAAGCGGTTATCCTTTCTGGATTTGACCCAATCAGACGTGAAACAGCCCGTCTAGCTCTAGACAAGCTTGTCCAGGATGGACGTATTCATCCGGCTCGAATTGAAGAAATGGTTGAGAAAGCGCGCCGTGAAGTTGATGAACATATTCGTGAGGTTGGGGAACAGACTACCTTCGAAGTGGGAGTTCACGGACTGCATCCAGATCTTATCAAAATTCTTGGCCGCTTGAAGTATCGTACAAGCTACGGACAGAATGTTCTTAAGCATTCAATGGAAGTAGCCCAATTGTCCGGATTGCTTGCTGCAGAGCTAGGTGAAGATGAAACATTAGCTCGCCGCGCAGGACTCCTGCATGATATCGGAAAGGCGATCGACCATGAGGTAGAAGGCAGCCACGTTGAAATCGGCGTTGAGCTGGCTACGAAGTATAAGGAACATCCTGTTGTGATCAACAGTATTGCTTCCCACCATGGTGATACTGAGCCGACTTCGATCATTGCAGTACTTGTTGCTGCTGCTGATGCATTGTCAGCTGCAAGGCCTGGTGCTCGCAGCGAAGCGCTTGAAAACTATATCCGCCGTCTCGAAAGGCTGGAAGAGATTTCAGAATCCTATGAAGGAGTCGAAAAATCATTCGCTATTCAGGCGGGTAGAGAAATCAGGATCATGGTTAAGCCAGATCAAATCGATGACTTGCAGGCACACCGCCTCGCACGAGATATTCGCAAGAAAATCGAGGAAGAACTCGATTATCCTGGACATATCAAGGTTACAGTCATCCGTGAGACACGGGCAGTTGAATATGCAAAATAA